A portion of the Sphingobacterium spiritivorum genome contains these proteins:
- a CDS encoding zinc-dependent peptidase, which translates to MQYNPVVVVIIIFIIGIVLVYYVMKNVSNKKNISDNQSLGLTEIRAVLEDEVDFYKQLNPEEQLKFCHRVSYFLNTTRISAEKGVQIVNADKILVAASATIPLFHFENWSYENLDEVLIYPGTFSEKFNTEEGDRNILGMVGDGVLGRKMILSLSALRNGFRSGSGENTAIHEFVHLIDKADGETDGIPEYLIPKSLIHPWLKEMHKTISMIKRDKSDIREYAATNEAEFLAVTSEYFFQKPKLLKEDHPELFELLSEIYEKKDA; encoded by the coding sequence ATGCAGTATAATCCGGTCGTTGTTGTAATTATCATCTTTATAATAGGAATAGTGCTTGTGTACTATGTCATGAAGAATGTGTCAAACAAGAAAAATATTTCTGATAATCAGTCTCTTGGTTTAACTGAAATTCGGGCAGTACTTGAAGATGAAGTCGATTTTTACAAGCAGTTGAATCCGGAAGAGCAACTGAAATTTTGCCACCGTGTATCTTATTTTTTAAACACAACTAGGATTTCTGCCGAGAAAGGAGTGCAGATTGTCAACGCAGATAAGATCCTGGTAGCAGCAAGTGCGACTATTCCTTTGTTTCATTTCGAAAACTGGTCTTACGAAAATCTGGATGAAGTCCTCATCTATCCCGGAACGTTTAGCGAAAAGTTTAATACAGAAGAAGGGGATCGTAATATCCTGGGTATGGTAGGAGACGGAGTATTAGGGAGAAAGATGATATTGTCTTTATCAGCACTTCGTAATGGTTTCCGCTCGGGAAGTGGTGAGAATACAGCGATTCATGAATTTGTTCATCTTATCGATAAAGCGGATGGAGAAACGGATGGTATTCCGGAATACCTTATTCCAAAATCATTGATTCATCCATGGTTGAAAGAGATGCACAAAACCATCAGCATGATTAAAAGAGACAAATCCGATATTCGCGAATATGCAGCAACTAACGAAGCCGAATTTCTGGCTGTAACATCTGAATACTTCTTTCAGAAACCAAAGCTGCTCAAGGAAGATCATCCGGAGCTCTTTGAATTACTTTCTGAGATTTACGAAAAGAAAGATGCATAA
- a CDS encoding RagB/SusD family nutrient uptake outer membrane protein: MKLRSLIYITIAGSVVAGTVSCTKLNEEFKGELEEGTSNVEPGALLVTAYNSLNTPYQQEQRWVMQEVSTDAAMAPTRGGDWDDNGMHRAIHLHTWNADNGYMNNTFVSLGTTIYNAGNVLRYQPSAQQAAEARFIRALAMFDMLDLYGVVPLRQGASVEDFRIPPEVLQPQAAIDYMVKDLNEIINSLPANGPREAYVANKNAAKVLLMKIYLNKGTFLNRQAPSFAAEDMNQVITLAKEITASGAYTVSAAGKYFDNFAPDNDVKSTENIYTLFNKNGERGGNVDRTWNTIAHYNMNPGGWNGWCTLSDYYDKFADSDERRGIYYDYPADTTSNKSKGYHRQNVGFFAGQQYNWTTNRPLMARNPANAPLSFTREVTIRTSGATLETAGIRPMKYAFDYAVTGQRNNDWVVYRYSDVLLMQAEAILRGGTGAPGDALDLVNSIRTKRGVSSFTTLTLDALLDERARELYWEGWRRQDLIRFGKFLLAWQEKAADADPKTLVYPIPSQQIAVNPNLKQNTGY; this comes from the coding sequence ATGAAATTAAGATCTTTAATATATATAACAATCGCAGGTTCAGTTGTCGCAGGTACAGTTTCCTGTACAAAGCTGAATGAAGAGTTTAAGGGAGAACTGGAGGAAGGAACGTCAAATGTAGAACCTGGCGCTTTATTGGTTACCGCTTACAATTCGTTGAATACACCCTATCAACAGGAACAACGCTGGGTGATGCAGGAAGTGTCTACAGATGCGGCTATGGCACCTACCCGGGGTGGTGACTGGGATGATAATGGTATGCACCGTGCTATACATCTGCACACCTGGAATGCAGACAATGGCTATATGAACAATACCTTCGTCAGTCTTGGCACGACGATTTACAATGCAGGAAATGTATTGCGCTACCAACCCAGTGCACAACAGGCTGCAGAAGCCCGGTTTATCCGTGCTCTGGCTATGTTTGATATGCTGGATCTTTATGGTGTAGTTCCATTACGTCAAGGAGCCTCAGTCGAAGACTTCAGGATACCTCCAGAGGTATTGCAGCCACAGGCAGCTATAGATTATATGGTAAAAGACCTCAATGAAATAATAAACAGTCTTCCTGCAAATGGTCCCAGAGAAGCTTATGTTGCAAATAAAAATGCAGCTAAAGTCTTGCTGATGAAAATCTATCTGAATAAGGGAACTTTTCTGAACAGACAGGCTCCTTCTTTCGCGGCAGAGGATATGAATCAGGTTATTACCTTAGCAAAAGAAATTACAGCATCTGGTGCCTATACGGTATCTGCTGCAGGAAAATATTTTGACAATTTTGCTCCTGACAATGATGTAAAGTCTACAGAAAATATTTACACATTATTTAACAAAAACGGAGAAAGAGGAGGAAATGTGGACAGAACATGGAACACGATTGCTCATTATAATATGAATCCGGGAGGATGGAATGGCTGGTGTACCTTGTCAGACTATTACGATAAGTTTGCAGATTCTGATGAAAGAAGAGGTATTTATTATGATTATCCTGCCGATACAACCTCTAATAAGAGTAAAGGATATCATCGTCAGAATGTAGGATTCTTTGCCGGACAACAGTATAACTGGACTACAAACCGGCCACTTATGGCCAGAAACCCGGCTAATGCGCCACTTTCCTTTACCCGTGAAGTCACAATACGTACTTCCGGGGCAACGCTGGAGACAGCCGGTATCCGCCCTATGAAATATGCATTTGATTATGCGGTAACAGGACAAAGAAATAACGACTGGGTTGTATATCGCTATTCGGATGTACTGCTGATGCAGGCAGAAGCGATACTGAGAGGTGGCACTGGTGCTCCGGGAGATGCTCTTGATCTGGTAAACAGTATACGGACCAAACGAGGTGTGAGTTCTTTTACGACTTTGACTCTAGATGCTTTGCTGGATGAACGTGCCAGAGAATTGTATTGGGAAGGCTGGCGGAGACAGGATCTGATCCGTTTTGGTAAATTTCTACTGGCCTGGCAGGAAAAAGCTGCTGACGCAGATCCGAAGACACTGGTCTACCCTATTCCAAGCCAGCAGATTGCGGTGAACCCTAATTTAAAACAAAATACAGGCTATTAA
- a CDS encoding SusC/RagA family TonB-linked outer membrane protein: MKKKLLVQCMMTMSLLFVSFIVVAQTRVLTGKVVDENANPLAGATIKVKGSTIATSSSVSGAFSVEIPADAQSLEVSFIGYLTKDVPISGNDITITMEPNSDHGLDEVVVIGYGTARKKDLTGAMVTIGAKDFNKGLMTSPDQLIQGKTPGVMVINNTGQPGGSTTVRIRGNSSIRASNNPLFVLDGVPMSGNSPLPEGRGGFSSDRGNPLTYLNPGDIASMDILKDASATAIYGSRGANGVVIITTKKGKIGSPEVSVGASTGISSMREYPDVLTAARFREALNYYTPSEVANADFGAEEDAFKAITRNAVTQNYYADVSGGTEHGKYRLSGGYLNQNGIIKGSQLKKYTANFTGNFRFLENKRLGLDFSVFLTQMDNKYAPINAMVGSEGNVISQALQWNPTRPIRDDQGNLTFVSTTTRNPLTSIEAFKDLAVTNTMVVNIAPYYKITDDLEYRFIYSAMRQTGNRQGMYRAGLIDPSAVNNEQAFISNNGETNLQMTHMLSYNKQINSDWNVNAVVGYEYLDYNFNNNISFGGGFRYMGLDYFDYMQYSPVATREISSYRSPTNQLQSLFARGGVNYLNRYLFTATVRRDGSTKFGENNKYAMFPSLALAWNIAEEEFLKSNGNLNQLKLRLGWGKTGNQEFPSGASLNRLIFGNQSISQANYGNDDLKWETSTTFNAGIDFGFLGNRLYGSIDYFNKKTTDALFEQTLAQPAPTGRIWVNLDGEIVNKGVEISLTGTIIKSKDWIWDLTGNATFLKNSVSGLVGYYETGALRGQGFSGVLGQRMVNGQPLNVWYLADYQGIDPQTGMSMYRGLDGSISSANDPAINKFYSNSPNPTTLLGLSTNVSYKKVSLAANLNGAMGHYLFNNTAATTLGLSNLSSRNIGSAFFDTSVKESTSNSSAPSTRFLEKGDYLKLANLTLSYRVGDIGKTLKNLNVSLTGQNLFIITKYTGFDPEVNTDGANNGIPSLGIEYLPYPPARNILFGVNFSL, translated from the coding sequence ATGACGATGTCATTACTGTTCGTATCATTTATCGTTGTTGCTCAGACAAGAGTCCTGACGGGAAAGGTTGTAGATGAAAATGCAAATCCTCTTGCAGGTGCTACAATTAAAGTTAAAGGGAGCACAATAGCTACAAGTTCAAGTGTAAGCGGGGCGTTCTCTGTAGAAATTCCCGCTGATGCACAGTCTCTTGAGGTCTCTTTTATCGGGTATCTCACCAAAGATGTGCCGATCAGCGGTAACGATATAACAATAACCATGGAGCCAAATTCGGATCACGGTCTGGATGAAGTGGTGGTTATCGGATATGGAACAGCCCGAAAAAAAGACCTGACGGGTGCTATGGTAACAATTGGAGCGAAAGACTTTAACAAAGGTCTGATGACAAGCCCTGATCAATTAATCCAGGGAAAAACACCGGGTGTAATGGTGATCAATAACACCGGTCAACCGGGAGGTTCCACGACGGTACGTATCCGTGGAAATTCATCCATCAGAGCCAGTAATAATCCATTATTTGTATTAGATGGTGTACCGATGTCCGGAAATTCTCCTTTACCGGAAGGACGCGGAGGGTTTTCATCAGACCGGGGTAACCCACTCACCTACCTCAATCCGGGCGATATAGCAAGTATGGATATTCTTAAAGATGCATCTGCGACAGCGATCTATGGATCAAGAGGTGCGAATGGGGTTGTTATCATAACAACAAAGAAAGGAAAAATAGGATCACCGGAAGTTTCTGTAGGTGCTTCTACGGGTATTTCGAGCATGCGTGAATATCCCGATGTGTTAACTGCCGCAAGATTCCGGGAAGCATTAAACTATTACACGCCTTCCGAAGTTGCAAATGCAGATTTCGGAGCTGAAGAGGATGCTTTTAAAGCAATTACACGAAATGCTGTAACACAAAACTATTATGCAGATGTATCCGGCGGTACCGAACACGGCAAATATCGTCTTTCCGGTGGTTATTTAAACCAAAATGGTATTATAAAAGGATCACAGCTAAAGAAATATACAGCAAACTTCACCGGTAATTTCAGATTCCTGGAAAACAAAAGACTGGGACTCGATTTTTCTGTATTTCTTACCCAAATGGATAATAAATATGCACCAATCAATGCAATGGTAGGTTCAGAAGGAAATGTAATATCCCAAGCGCTGCAATGGAACCCAACACGGCCGATCAGGGATGATCAGGGAAATCTGACCTTTGTAAGCACCACTACCCGTAATCCTTTAACAAGTATTGAAGCTTTTAAAGATCTGGCAGTAACCAACACTATGGTGGTTAACATTGCTCCATATTACAAAATCACGGATGATCTGGAGTACCGGTTTATCTACAGTGCCATGCGACAAACCGGTAACCGCCAGGGAATGTACAGAGCAGGTCTCATTGATCCTTCTGCTGTAAATAATGAACAGGCTTTCATTTCAAATAACGGAGAGACCAATTTACAGATGACTCATATGCTGTCTTACAACAAACAGATTAATTCTGATTGGAATGTGAATGCGGTAGTTGGCTATGAATATCTGGATTATAATTTCAACAATAACATATCTTTTGGCGGAGGATTCCGATATATGGGACTTGATTATTTTGACTATATGCAATATTCTCCTGTTGCAACGAGAGAAATATCATCATACAGAAGCCCTACAAATCAGTTACAATCCTTGTTTGCACGTGGTGGGGTTAATTATCTGAACCGTTATTTATTTACTGCTACAGTAAGAAGAGACGGCTCAACCAAATTTGGGGAGAATAACAAATATGCTATGTTCCCTTCTCTGGCACTGGCCTGGAATATAGCAGAGGAAGAGTTCCTTAAATCAAATGGAAATCTGAATCAACTGAAACTAAGATTGGGATGGGGTAAAACCGGGAACCAGGAGTTTCCTTCCGGAGCTTCATTAAACAGACTTATTTTTGGTAATCAAAGTATCAGTCAGGCCAATTACGGCAATGATGATTTAAAATGGGAAACATCCACGACCTTCAATGCGGGTATTGACTTTGGATTTTTGGGGAATCGCCTTTACGGATCAATTGATTATTTCAACAAAAAAACTACAGATGCTTTATTTGAACAGACGCTCGCTCAACCTGCACCTACAGGCCGTATATGGGTGAATCTGGATGGCGAAATTGTAAATAAGGGTGTCGAAATTTCATTAACAGGAACAATCATTAAAAGTAAGGACTGGATCTGGGACCTTACCGGAAATGCTACTTTCCTGAAAAACAGTGTAAGCGGTTTAGTCGGTTATTATGAAACCGGAGCATTGAGAGGACAAGGTTTTTCTGGAGTATTAGGACAACGAATGGTTAACGGACAGCCTTTGAACGTCTGGTATCTGGCAGACTATCAGGGAATAGATCCGCAAACAGGTATGAGTATGTACCGTGGACTTGATGGAAGTATCAGCAGCGCAAATGACCCTGCTATTAACAAATTTTATTCAAACAGTCCCAATCCTACTACTTTGTTAGGTCTTTCAACCAACGTATCTTACAAGAAAGTTTCTCTGGCAGCCAATCTGAATGGAGCTATGGGGCACTACCTGTTCAACAATACTGCAGCGACAACATTAGGATTAAGTAACCTGTCTTCCAGAAATATCGGATCAGCATTCTTCGATACTTCCGTTAAAGAATCTACTTCTAATTCATCTGCTCCTTCTACAAGATTTCTGGAGAAAGGCGATTACCTGAAATTGGCGAATCTGACACTGAGCTATCGTGTAGGTGATATTGGTAAAACATTAAAGAATCTGAATGTTTCTTTAACAGGACAAAACCTCTTTATTATAACGAAGTATACAGGTTTCGATCCTGAAGTGAATACAGACGGGGCAAACAATGGTATTCCGTCTCTTGGTATTGAGTATCTGCCTTATCCGCCGGCGAGAAATATTCTTTTCGGAGTCAATTTCTCACTTTAG